In one Bacillus sp. Marseille-P3661 genomic region, the following are encoded:
- the narI gene encoding respiratory nitrate reductase subunit gamma has protein sequence MEMLFWWTAFPYICITILVVATFYRFIFRGKTWTAPSTEIFEKKWLRLASVVFHYGIIFAFIGHVMGVLIPLEFYNAIGVDDHTYHIGAIYGGGLAGLMVVLGLIVFLMRKLKFEKIRAHSSFGDYFTIILLLVVAGLGTYMTIIYNTTVAAYEYRLSIGPWFRSLFTLNPQPELMLGVPALFKVHVVLSFLLFASIPFTKLVHMFSLPIRYPARAPQQYRARDGYKSGHKRV, from the coding sequence ATGGAGATGTTGTTCTGGTGGACTGCTTTTCCTTATATATGCATTACAATCTTGGTAGTTGCAACCTTTTACCGCTTTATTTTCCGCGGTAAAACTTGGACTGCCCCATCAACAGAAATTTTTGAAAAGAAGTGGCTAAGGCTAGCTTCCGTTGTCTTTCATTATGGGATCATCTTTGCGTTCATTGGACATGTAATGGGGGTATTAATACCACTTGAATTTTATAATGCGATCGGTGTCGATGATCACACTTACCACATTGGAGCAATCTATGGTGGTGGCTTAGCTGGACTTATGGTTGTACTCGGGTTAATTGTCTTCTTAATGCGTAAGCTTAAGTTTGAGAAGATTCGTGCACATTCCTCATTTGGGGACTATTTTACGATCATCTTGCTGCTAGTAGTAGCTGGCTTAGGAACGTACATGACCATTATTTATAATACTACAGTAGCCGCTTATGAATATCGGCTATCGATTGGACCTTGGTTTCGAAGCTTGTTTACATTGAATCCACAGCCGGAACTCATGCTGGGTGTTCCAGCTTTATTTAAAGTGCATGTTGTTTTATCGTTCCTTTTATTTGCTTCAATTCCGTTTACTAAGCTTGTTCATATGTTTAGTTTGCCAATCCGTTATCCAGCACGCGCGCCGCAGCAATATCGTGCTCGTGATGGATATAAGAGTGGTCATAAAAGAGTATAG
- a CDS encoding nitrate reductase subunit alpha: MEIVAKKNNLLHSLKHLVRGERINDGWTEESPRPRDWESVYRHRWAFDKIVRSTHGVNCTGSCSWRIHVKDGIIAYETQQTDYPSTGDDFPDYEPRGCPRGASFSWYTYSPTRVKYPYVRGDLYALWKEELKRADNSVQAWENIVTNPEKRAQYVSARGKGGFIRGTWKDVCEMIAASTIYTIKKYGPDRIVGFSPIPAMSMVSYSGGTRFLSLIGGTILSFYDWYADLPPASPQVWGDQTDVPESGDWYNTKYFIIWGTNIPQTRTPDAHFMVESRYNGTKIVGVSPDYAEYDKFADIWLPAKAGTDGALAMAMTHVILKEFYVDKETPYFTDYVKQYTDLPYLVILNKKTENYRTDRFVRASDFYDQHELGEWKTIVWDETSNNIAVPNGSQGHRWDSSNKWNLDMQAEDGTAINPKLSFLNDSDDVVMVEFPYFAKEQGGKVERGVPVKKMKDKSGNELIVTTVFDLMLAHTGISRGLNGDYPTDYNDATRPYTPAWQESITGVKKEHVIQVAREFAENAALTNGKSMIAMGGGTNHWYHSDQIYRSILNLILLTGSQGVNGGGWAHYVGQEKVRPLEGFQQIAFANDWVKSPRLMNGTSFFYFATEQFRYEYDADEVQNDWGSQYTKIHPADFNALSARLGWLPSFPSLSQNTLDVMREAREKYKDDDEAITKDIAKQLVDGRLDFAIENPNDPRNFPRVFFNWRSNLLGDSGKGHEYFVKHLIGSKDTVLSDPEKSWQPKDVKITEKPPEAKTDLFISMDFRMTSSGLFSDIILPAATWYEKQDISTTDLHPFVHPFNAAINPPWDTRSDWDAFREIAKTFSELARKYLPAQEDVVISPLAHDTINEIAQPFGKVKDWRKGEVEGIPGKTMPNLNFVKRDYPNVYDMWITVGPNIKNGYGTKGVKIPGDTVYQSLMDRLGPSKHEGIGKGYPSLYKDVQAINAILLMSGATNGKRAVEGWKSMEQKTGKKLGHISEGREDEDFTLDALTIQPRQTISTPVWSGLENDNRRYSPFTVNKEYHIPWHTLTGRQSFYLDHEVMLDYGEGLPLYLPPINKGPFVKGEKEVENNGKSITLRYMTPHQKWGIHTMFTDTRHMVQLFRGWQVVWMNEEDAAEIGIKDNDWIELYNRNGAVVARAVLTYRMPRGAVYMHHAQDRTMGVPGNTINKNRGGTHNSVTRIFPKATHMIGGYSQLSYGFNYYGPTGSQRDTMAIVRPLKEVDWLEN, translated from the coding sequence ATGGAAATAGTGGCAAAGAAAAATAATCTACTACATTCATTAAAGCATTTAGTTCGTGGAGAGCGCATCAATGACGGCTGGACAGAGGAAAGCCCCCGACCTCGTGACTGGGAATCGGTCTACCGCCATCGTTGGGCTTTTGATAAGATTGTTCGCTCCACACATGGTGTAAACTGTACTGGTTCTTGTAGCTGGAGAATACATGTGAAAGATGGAATTATCGCGTACGAAACGCAGCAAACAGATTATCCATCTACAGGAGATGATTTCCCAGATTACGAACCAAGAGGTTGCCCGCGTGGTGCGAGTTTCTCATGGTATACATACAGTCCTACTCGTGTGAAATATCCATATGTTCGCGGTGACCTTTATGCATTATGGAAAGAAGAGCTGAAAAGAGCTGATAATTCCGTTCAGGCATGGGAAAATATTGTAACGAATCCAGAAAAACGTGCTCAATACGTATCCGCTCGTGGGAAAGGTGGCTTTATCAGAGGTACGTGGAAGGATGTCTGCGAAATGATTGCAGCATCTACTATTTATACCATTAAAAAATATGGCCCAGATCGTATCGTTGGTTTCAGTCCAATTCCAGCGATGTCAATGGTCAGTTATTCAGGCGGAACAAGGTTTTTATCCTTAATTGGAGGGACCATTCTTAGCTTTTACGATTGGTATGCAGACTTACCACCAGCTTCACCGCAGGTTTGGGGAGATCAAACAGATGTTCCAGAAAGTGGAGATTGGTATAACACGAAATACTTTATCATTTGGGGTACTAACATTCCACAAACAAGAACTCCAGATGCCCATTTTATGGTGGAATCACGCTATAACGGGACAAAAATAGTGGGAGTAAGTCCGGACTATGCCGAGTATGACAAGTTTGCTGATATTTGGTTACCAGCAAAGGCGGGTACAGATGGTGCACTTGCGATGGCGATGACACATGTTATACTAAAAGAATTTTACGTGGATAAAGAGACACCATATTTTACGGATTATGTAAAGCAATATACCGATCTTCCGTATCTAGTTATTTTAAATAAAAAAACTGAAAACTACCGTACAGACCGATTTGTCCGAGCTTCTGATTTTTATGACCAGCATGAGCTTGGTGAATGGAAGACCATTGTATGGGATGAAACTTCTAATAACATTGCAGTGCCTAATGGTAGCCAAGGTCACCGCTGGGATAGCAGTAATAAGTGGAATTTGGATATGCAAGCGGAGGATGGTACAGCCATTAATCCAAAGCTTAGTTTCCTTAATGATTCCGATGATGTTGTGATGGTTGAGTTTCCGTATTTTGCGAAAGAGCAGGGCGGAAAAGTCGAGCGTGGCGTTCCTGTAAAAAAAATGAAAGATAAGTCTGGAAATGAGCTTATTGTCACCACTGTTTTCGACTTGATGCTTGCTCATACGGGAATTAGTAGAGGTTTAAACGGAGACTATCCAACTGACTATAATGATGCAACAAGACCGTATACACCTGCGTGGCAAGAAAGTATCACCGGTGTAAAAAAAGAACATGTCATTCAAGTGGCTCGAGAATTTGCCGAAAATGCAGCTCTTACAAATGGAAAGTCCATGATTGCGATGGGTGGCGGCACCAATCACTGGTACCATAGTGACCAAATTTACCGTTCGATCTTAAACTTAATATTATTAACAGGATCTCAAGGTGTAAATGGCGGTGGCTGGGCTCATTATGTAGGTCAAGAAAAGGTGCGTCCATTAGAGGGTTTCCAACAAATCGCATTCGCAAATGACTGGGTAAAGTCACCACGTTTAATGAATGGAACTTCATTTTTCTATTTTGCCACCGAGCAATTCAGATACGAATATGACGCAGATGAAGTTCAAAATGACTGGGGAAGTCAGTATACCAAAATACACCCAGCTGACTTTAATGCTTTATCCGCACGCCTAGGCTGGTTACCAAGTTTTCCATCACTTTCCCAAAACACACTAGATGTAATGAGAGAAGCACGTGAAAAATACAAAGATGATGACGAGGCTATTACAAAGGATATTGCCAAACAACTTGTCGATGGCAGGCTTGATTTTGCGATTGAAAATCCGAATGATCCACGTAACTTTCCTCGTGTTTTCTTTAACTGGCGCTCTAATTTACTTGGCGATAGCGGAAAGGGCCATGAGTATTTTGTAAAGCATTTAATTGGCTCCAAGGATACCGTTTTATCCGATCCTGAAAAGTCTTGGCAGCCGAAAGATGTAAAAATAACCGAGAAACCACCGGAAGCGAAAACGGATTTATTTATAAGTATGGATTTCCGAATGACCAGTTCGGGACTTTTCTCCGATATTATCTTGCCAGCTGCTACTTGGTATGAAAAACAGGATATTAGTACAACAGATTTACATCCATTTGTGCATCCGTTTAACGCTGCGATTAATCCTCCATGGGATACAAGGAGTGACTGGGATGCGTTCCGCGAGATTGCTAAAACTTTTTCAGAGTTAGCGAGAAAGTATTTGCCAGCGCAAGAGGACGTAGTCATCTCACCGCTTGCTCATGATACGATTAATGAAATTGCCCAACCTTTTGGAAAAGTAAAGGATTGGCGCAAAGGTGAAGTAGAAGGTATTCCTGGTAAAACGATGCCAAATTTAAACTTTGTGAAACGAGATTATCCAAATGTCTATGATATGTGGATTACAGTGGGTCCTAATATTAAAAATGGTTATGGTACAAAAGGCGTAAAAATACCTGGGGATACAGTATACCAATCATTAATGGATCGTCTTGGACCGTCCAAGCATGAAGGAATCGGCAAGGGCTATCCTTCTTTATATAAGGACGTGCAGGCAATTAACGCCATTCTTCTAATGTCAGGCGCAACTAACGGAAAGCGGGCAGTTGAAGGCTGGAAGTCTATGGAACAAAAGACAGGCAAAAAGTTAGGCCATATTTCAGAAGGACGTGAGGATGAAGACTTTACACTAGATGCCTTAACGATTCAGCCGCGTCAAACGATTTCGACTCCTGTGTGGAGTGGTTTAGAAAATGATAATCGTCGCTATTCGCCGTTTACTGTGAATAAGGAATATCATATTCCATGGCATACTCTAACCGGCCGACAAAGCTTTTATCTAGACCATGAGGTGATGCTTGATTATGGAGAAGGACTTCCGTTATACCTTCCACCGATTAACAAAGGACCTTTTGTTAAAGGTGAAAAAGAAGTTGAAAATAACGGGAAATCGATCACACTTCGCTATATGACCCCACACCAAAAATGGGGTATTCATACAATGTTTACGGATACAAGGCATATGGTTCAATTATTCCGTGGCTGGCAGGTTGTCTGGATGAATGAAGAGGATGCTGCTGAAATTGGAATAAAGGATAATGATTGGATCGAGCTTTATAACAGAAATGGTGCGGTTGTCGCAAGAGCCGTTCTTACGTACCGGATGCCACGAGGCGCGGTTTACATGCATCATGCCCAAGATAGGACAATGGGTGTACCTGGGAATACCATTAACAAAAATCGTGGTGGTACACATAACAGTGTAACTAGAATATTTCCGAAAGCAACACATATGATTGGCGGTTATTCGCAGTTAAGCTATGGTTTTAATTACTATGGTCCGACTGGTAGCCAGAGAGATACAATGGCGATTGTTCGCCCATTAAAGGAGGTCGACTGGCTTGAGAATTAA
- a CDS encoding tartrate dehydrogenase has product MKKYSISVIPGDGVGKEVMPEALRVLDTLADIHGGIQFSFKSYPWSCEYYLEHNEMMPGNGIERLAESDAVFLGAVGNPKLVPDHISLWGLLIKIRREFEQVINVRPAKLLKGIQSPLLNPRDFDIVVVRENSEGEYSEVGGRVHRGEDEIAIQNAVFTRKGTERAIDYAFKLAKTRRNHVTSATKSNGIIHSMPFWDSVFKDIARRYPDVSTTSTHIDALAAFFVTKPQSFDVIVASNLFGDILTDIGAAIMGSIGIAPAANININGKYPSMFEPVHGSAPDIYGKGIANPIGQIWTGKMMLDHFGEYELGEHLLKAVETVLEEGIKTPDIGGTATTSEVTDTIISKLKNDIIL; this is encoded by the coding sequence TTGAAAAAATATAGCATTTCAGTAATCCCAGGAGATGGCGTTGGCAAAGAAGTCATGCCAGAAGCGTTGCGTGTGTTAGATACACTTGCTGACATACACGGGGGAATTCAGTTTAGTTTTAAATCGTATCCATGGAGCTGTGAGTATTATTTGGAACATAATGAGATGATGCCAGGTAATGGAATAGAACGGTTAGCAGAGAGTGATGCGGTGTTTTTAGGGGCTGTTGGTAATCCTAAATTAGTGCCTGACCATATTTCACTTTGGGGTCTACTTATTAAAATTAGACGGGAATTTGAACAGGTCATTAATGTTCGCCCAGCAAAACTGTTGAAGGGCATTCAGTCTCCACTATTGAATCCACGGGATTTTGATATAGTTGTTGTTCGTGAAAATAGTGAGGGTGAGTATAGTGAAGTCGGTGGCCGGGTCCATCGCGGTGAAGATGAAATCGCTATTCAAAATGCTGTTTTTACAAGAAAAGGAACAGAACGTGCTATCGATTATGCCTTCAAACTAGCAAAAACAAGACGGAATCATGTAACAAGTGCAACAAAATCTAATGGCATTATCCATTCGATGCCATTTTGGGATAGTGTTTTTAAAGATATTGCTAGAAGGTATCCTGATGTATCAACAACTAGCACACATATCGACGCGTTAGCAGCCTTTTTCGTGACAAAACCCCAATCATTTGATGTGATTGTGGCTAGTAATTTGTTTGGTGATATTTTAACAGATATTGGAGCAGCCATAATGGGTAGCATTGGTATTGCACCCGCTGCCAATATAAATATAAATGGAAAATATCCATCAATGTTTGAGCCTGTTCATGGTTCGGCACCTGATATATATGGAAAAGGAATAGCAAATCCAATTGGACAAATTTGGACTGGGAAAATGATGCTTGATCATTTTGGGGAATATGAATTAGGGGAACATTTACTAAAGGCCGTCGAAACTGTTCTTGAGGAAGGTATTAAGACACCGGATATTGGCGGAACAGCAACTACAAGTGAAGTAACGGATACAATTATTAGCAAACTGAAAAACGATATAATATTGTAA
- the narH gene encoding nitrate reductase subunit beta has product MRIKAQVAMVMHLDKCIGCHTCSVTCKNVWTNRPGMEYVWYNNVETRPGPGYPKEWENTDRYKGGWVLRNGKLHLRAGGPISKLANIFYNPNMAELDDFYEPWTYDFEHLHEAKKGENIPVARPKSMITGKYMDKPEWGSNWDDDLAGGSEVVPMDPNVQKLQEHIAMEYEKTFMMYLPRICEHCLNPSCVASCPSGALYKRDEDGIVLVDQDACRGWRFCTNGCPYHKVYYNWNTHKAEKCNFCYPRTEAGLPTVCSETCVGRIRYIGVVLYDADKVKEAASVKDPKDLYESQLSVFLDPFDPEVIEKAQEQGINHSWIKSAQESPIYKMAIKWKIALPLHPEYRTLPMVWYVPPLSPIMNHITNEQSLNADGYIPAVDDMRIPMEYLASILSADDTSVIRRVLLKMAAMRVHMRAKTVGGIDEVQKSKLLEEAGTTVEELEEMNRLLGVAKYTERFVIPTGRREMDEDLHYKQGACSIEDLAPPEGMVTYPFERSGNQ; this is encoded by the coding sequence TTGAGAATTAAAGCACAAGTCGCGATGGTCATGCATTTAGACAAATGTATTGGCTGTCATACTTGTTCTGTAACGTGTAAAAACGTCTGGACAAATCGACCAGGCATGGAGTATGTCTGGTATAACAATGTGGAAACTCGCCCTGGTCCTGGATATCCAAAGGAATGGGAAAATACCGACCGCTACAAAGGCGGTTGGGTGTTGCGAAATGGGAAACTCCATCTAAGGGCGGGCGGTCCAATCTCAAAGCTTGCTAATATTTTTTACAATCCAAATATGGCGGAGTTAGACGACTTCTATGAGCCATGGACGTATGATTTTGAGCATTTGCATGAAGCGAAGAAAGGAGAAAACATTCCTGTAGCCCGGCCTAAATCGATGATTACTGGTAAATATATGGATAAGCCAGAATGGGGCTCCAATTGGGATGACGACCTAGCGGGTGGTAGTGAAGTGGTTCCGATGGATCCAAATGTTCAAAAGCTTCAAGAACATATCGCGATGGAATATGAAAAAACATTCATGATGTATTTGCCGCGAATTTGTGAGCATTGTTTAAATCCGTCTTGTGTGGCTTCCTGTCCATCTGGTGCGTTATACAAACGAGATGAAGATGGCATTGTGTTAGTGGATCAAGATGCTTGTCGCGGTTGGCGGTTCTGTACGAATGGCTGTCCTTATCATAAGGTGTATTATAACTGGAATACACACAAAGCGGAAAAATGTAACTTCTGTTATCCGCGAACAGAAGCGGGACTTCCGACAGTATGCTCCGAAACTTGTGTGGGACGTATTCGCTATATCGGAGTGGTGTTATACGATGCTGATAAAGTGAAAGAAGCGGCATCGGTTAAAGATCCAAAGGATTTATATGAATCACAGCTTTCTGTATTTTTGGATCCATTTGATCCTGAGGTGATTGAAAAGGCACAGGAGCAAGGAATCAATCATAGCTGGATTAAAAGTGCACAGGAATCACCGATTTATAAAATGGCAATAAAGTGGAAGATTGCTCTGCCATTACATCCTGAATATCGAACATTGCCAATGGTATGGTATGTTCCACCACTTAGTCCAATTATGAATCATATTACAAACGAACAAAGCTTAAATGCAGATGGTTATATTCCTGCGGTTGACGATATGAGAATTCCGATGGAATACCTAGCTTCCATTTTATCAGCAGACGATACAAGTGTAATCCGCAGAGTCCTTTTAAAAATGGCAGCGATGCGCGTTCATATGCGTGCAAAAACTGTCGGTGGAATTGATGAGGTTCAGAAGAGCAAGCTCTTAGAGGAAGCTGGAACAACCGTTGAGGAGCTAGAGGAAATGAATCGTTTGCTTGGAGTTGCAAAATATACAGAGCGATTTGTAATCCCAACAGGGCGCCGGGAAATGGATGAAGATCTTCATTATAAGCAAGGCGCATGCAGTATCGAGGACTTAGCACCACCTGAAGGAATGGTGACATATCCATTTGAAAGAAGTGGGAATCAATGA
- a CDS encoding nitrate/nitrite transporter, translating into MIKKLQLPLQTLSLIVGFMVWVIISSLLSFIKEDIQLTAGQISLVTAVPVILGSILRVAVGFWTNRFGSRKLFLISLLFLMLPVYYLSLADSFADLIVSGLFLGVGGAIFSIGVTSLPKYYPKERHGFVNGIYGVGNIGTAFTSFGAPIIANQYGWQVGVRFLLLPLLLFSILTFLFGDKHETKAKTSLKEQILAVYRDEKLWFLSLFYFITFGSFVAFTVYLPNFLVSQFNLSEVDAGLRTAGFIALCTLLRPIGGWLGDKFNPFKILMIVFAGLTLSGVLLSFSPTLLLYTIGTLTVAICSGIGNGTIFKLVPLYFSKQGGIVNGVVAAMGGLGGFFPPIILTTVNSLTGHYAIGFMALSEFALASLILVIWMYYTDKLNLADIIINNTSQAMMITDTSGEIQKVNPAFTAVTGYEPNEALGKTPSILRSGKHEPEFYKKMWEDIKEHHFWQGEVWNKRKNGEIYLEHLTINAVKNNAGQFMYYVAGFHDISDYKKS; encoded by the coding sequence ATGATTAAGAAGCTGCAGTTGCCTCTTCAAACTTTAAGTTTAATTGTAGGTTTCATGGTCTGGGTTATCATATCATCCTTATTGTCCTTTATTAAGGAAGACATCCAATTAACAGCGGGGCAGATCTCGTTGGTCACAGCAGTACCGGTTATTTTGGGATCGATACTGCGTGTTGCAGTAGGATTCTGGACCAACCGTTTTGGTTCTCGAAAGCTTTTCCTCATAAGCCTTCTTTTTTTAATGTTGCCTGTATATTATTTAAGTTTAGCAGATTCCTTTGCAGATTTAATCGTTTCTGGATTATTCCTTGGTGTAGGTGGTGCTATATTTTCAATTGGGGTAACGTCCTTACCAAAATACTATCCAAAAGAACGGCATGGATTTGTTAATGGAATATATGGAGTGGGGAATATTGGAACAGCGTTTACATCTTTTGGAGCGCCGATCATCGCAAATCAATATGGTTGGCAAGTGGGAGTTCGTTTTTTGCTACTTCCTTTGTTGCTTTTTTCTATACTAACCTTCCTTTTTGGAGACAAGCATGAGACAAAGGCTAAGACATCATTAAAGGAGCAAATACTCGCTGTTTATCGTGATGAAAAGCTATGGTTTTTAAGTTTGTTTTACTTTATCACTTTTGGGTCTTTTGTAGCTTTTACAGTTTATTTGCCTAACTTTTTAGTTTCGCAGTTTAATTTATCTGAAGTGGATGCTGGATTACGTACAGCTGGATTTATTGCTTTATGTACATTACTAAGACCGATTGGCGGATGGCTTGGTGATAAATTTAATCCGTTTAAAATATTAATGATTGTATTTGCAGGGTTAACTCTATCGGGTGTATTGCTTTCATTCTCTCCAACACTTTTACTATATACAATAGGTACATTAACGGTAGCAATCTGCTCTGGAATTGGAAATGGAACTATTTTTAAATTAGTTCCTCTTTATTTCTCGAAACAGGGTGGAATTGTAAATGGGGTAGTTGCAGCGATGGGAGGATTAGGTGGCTTTTTCCCACCGATAATTCTAACCACAGTAAATAGTTTAACAGGGCATTATGCAATTGGATTTATGGCATTATCGGAATTTGCTTTAGCGAGTTTAATTCTTGTTATATGGATGTACTATACTGACAAGCTAAATCTGGCAGATATTATTATCAATAATACTAGCCAAGCGATGATGATTACTGATACTAGCGGTGAAATTCAAAAAGTTAATCCGGCGTTTACCGCAGTAACTGGTTATGAACCTAATGAAGCGTTGGGTAAAACACCAAGTATTTTAAGGTCGGGTAAACATGAACCCGAGTTTTATAAAAAAATGTGGGAGGACATCAAAGAGCATCATTTTTGGCAAGGAGAAGTTTGGAATAAACGAAAGAATGGGGAGATTTACCTCGAACATTTAACTATTAATGCTGTGAAAAATAATGCGGGACAATTTATGTATTATGTTGCAGGGTTTCATGATATATCAGACTACAAAAAGAGTTAA
- the narJ gene encoding nitrate reductase molybdenum cofactor assembly chaperone, producing the protein MNNESKAILVMMARVLDYPNQELLEGFQDIEEFVNEQVPSVKMRVEILERMQPLFEMPLFELQKLYVETFDYKDQTGLYLTAHELGDSRKRGAALIKLQKLICEGGFEYEGQEIVDYIPMLLELLAFAPGGENFVRLAHRLAFAIQRILNHLPEYNPYRKAVDLLMMFVFEAPEAEQILMLENNREKADLEELPYPMMYQ; encoded by the coding sequence ATGAATAATGAATCCAAAGCAATTTTAGTCATGATGGCAAGGGTTCTTGATTATCCAAATCAAGAGCTCCTTGAAGGGTTTCAGGATATTGAGGAATTTGTCAATGAACAAGTTCCTTCTGTAAAAATGCGAGTGGAGATTTTGGAAAGAATGCAGCCTCTTTTTGAAATGCCATTATTTGAGTTGCAAAAGCTCTACGTAGAAACCTTTGATTATAAGGATCAAACAGGCCTTTATTTAACTGCGCATGAGCTAGGTGATAGCCGAAAGCGTGGTGCAGCACTCATTAAATTACAGAAATTAATTTGTGAAGGTGGATTTGAATATGAGGGGCAAGAAATTGTCGATTATATTCCAATGCTCCTCGAGCTATTAGCATTTGCACCAGGCGGAGAAAATTTTGTTCGGCTAGCTCATCGGTTAGCTTTTGCGATTCAGAGAATTTTAAATCACCTGCCAGAATACAATCCATATCGCAAGGCAGTAGATCTACTGATGATGTTTGTATTTGAAGCTCCAGAGGCAGAACAAATTCTAATGTTAGAAAACAACCGTGAAAAAGCTGACCTTGAAGAGCTACCGTATCCAATGATGTACCAATAA
- a CDS encoding cupredoxin domain-containing protein, producing MYTIVIRKKWIILFAILLLLGFGATIFLQEEAIPASDQPAVGNEIVLNMVTGELKTKLENGKEIESYRWDPGTIVVPKSEDVKLSIFGVNGQEHPFYIEGTDIKGVVKKGEETVVNLRFDNEGTYRLICTTHQNIGHNGPMIAYIVVD from the coding sequence ATGTATACAATAGTAATAAGGAAAAAGTGGATTATTTTGTTTGCAATTCTTTTACTTCTTGGGTTCGGCGCAACTATATTTCTTCAAGAAGAAGCAATCCCGGCTTCAGACCAACCAGCTGTGGGGAATGAAATAGTATTAAATATGGTCACGGGAGAGCTGAAGACCAAGTTAGAGAACGGTAAAGAGATCGAATCTTACCGGTGGGATCCCGGAACAATTGTCGTACCAAAAAGTGAGGATGTAAAGCTTAGTATCTTTGGTGTAAATGGTCAGGAGCATCCTTTTTATATTGAAGGTACTGATATCAAAGGAGTCGTGAAAAAAGGTGAAGAAACGGTTGTAAACTTGAGGTTTGATAATGAGGGTACATATCGCTTAATTTGTACAACTCACCAAAATATCGGTCATAATGGCCCGATGATAGCATATATTGTCGTTGATTAA
- a CDS encoding hemerythrin domain-containing protein: MTGPSLRKQDSHSSIHEAALNEARELRDLFRKCLDEGEKEKALQVAEIAIDHWESRTLKHAESEEEGLYKEVVEDNPKLKKLIYQLTRDHDLMRRIVDTMKESLESQEPDHRMIPLLDSLIIIDEIHNDDEMNKLLASNG, encoded by the coding sequence ATGACAGGACCTAGTTTAAGGAAACAGGATTCACATTCTTCAATTCATGAAGCTGCATTAAATGAAGCTAGGGAATTGAGAGATTTATTTCGTAAATGTCTAGATGAGGGTGAGAAGGAAAAAGCTCTTCAAGTAGCTGAGATTGCTATTGATCATTGGGAGTCACGCACACTTAAACATGCCGAATCAGAGGAAGAAGGCTTATATAAGGAGGTCGTTGAGGACAATCCAAAACTAAAAAAACTTATATATCAGTTGACCCGTGATCATGATTTAATGCGGCGAATTGTTGACACAATGAAGGAAAGTTTAGAATCCCAAGAACCAGATCATCGAATGATCCCTTTGCTCGATAGTCTCATTATCATTGATGAAATTCATAATGATGATGAAATGAATAAACTTTTAGCAAGCAACGGATAA